A single window of Terriglobales bacterium DNA harbors:
- a CDS encoding carboxypeptidase regulatory-like domain-containing protein, translating to MTRSAAVVVFVLLCVVVSAIPSLAQQINATLEGKVLDASGAALPEAKVTAVNNATGLSRSATSSGNGDYQIAGLPAGEYTVKAERSGFKPDSKRVVLTVGQTAVLAFALAVGAVEQEVTVQAQSELVEPTRTSVSSVISEVQIENLPVNGRQFIDFALLAPGVTVGETTSGSTDVIIEPVTKISFAGQNIHYNLVAIDGADNMSTASGVQKTTPSQEAVQEFRVINTQYSVEAGRAVGGIVNIISKSGTNNWHGGAYWFHRNDAVDAKSLLQSPNLDRLDTCNTPGVLASGGCELLDKLIQNQYGFTLGGPIKKEKVWIFGNYEGQRRRENPFYNSVINSNITAINNIKCTLFGNLAPLPADPNSVDVCAGVAGGLPTEQLRQVRSFDYDQFLIKLDAALSDRQYLFIRYFFNDAEQINVSPLNDGFDLPSAFKNNFFRDQSLVGSLTSTLRSNLLNDLRVQYANRFFDFPTVTTQPHLEVANTFAVGVNRGNPDFYREPRFEIADAMTWTKGKHTLSFGGNFNWVSTEESFPLFYPAEATFACLYASQCAFSFENGFPFVIFFQRNDANSGPSLDPRMNTTLSGAPVGFNEPTLLPSTGVFTGGAIPTEIRNLAKGELNHTYWGFFIQDKWRATDKLTLNFGVRYEFETWPDEALDTDADNVDPRFGFAYSVGTSKNIVFRGGIGLFHGILPSNLLHCQRPSCGGVIGQFPGRENKEDLLDAAVRLPTYAAGPLSGGAALFNFLNSGTYPDAIVTANCPEGFPAGFGLLSGCGFFGDSVIVRFAQDHQAPYGIQMSFGMEMEPFKDAALNLSYLRVRGVQLSSFFNINQPSPFCQVDRHDSLGRVGPKDDYHPLLFSPVCGDPANFLPGTALPTVAVYFEADSRWSSTYDGLLVNFQKRPGKHFGFGASYTWSKGIDNGPNPSFVLIPQDSDVIGFRRERAISSDHIAHRFVGNFTVFGPKDVNPIVNDWQLGSIISLQSARFFTKFAGFDANGDVFGVNDRVGIEPRNTFKGDGFYSVDMRVSRVFNLSEKVKLEGIVEAFNLFNTLNVRFFNTTYGAADFCNFTGPDPTVGCNAPFFLEGSPNPNYGSPRAIFNPRQLQFALRLSF from the coding sequence ATGACACGCTCGGCTGCAGTCGTGGTGTTCGTGTTGCTATGTGTGGTGGTTTCCGCCATTCCGTCGCTCGCCCAGCAGATCAACGCCACACTGGAAGGCAAAGTGCTGGACGCCAGCGGCGCCGCTCTGCCGGAGGCCAAGGTCACCGCGGTCAACAACGCCACTGGACTCTCGCGATCGGCGACCAGCAGCGGGAACGGCGACTATCAGATTGCGGGCCTTCCGGCCGGCGAATACACCGTCAAGGCGGAGCGCAGCGGCTTCAAGCCGGACTCGAAGAGAGTGGTGCTTACCGTCGGGCAAACCGCAGTGCTCGCCTTCGCCCTGGCAGTAGGCGCCGTGGAGCAAGAAGTAACCGTACAGGCGCAGAGTGAACTGGTCGAGCCGACGCGGACGTCGGTGAGCTCGGTGATCAGCGAGGTGCAGATCGAGAACCTGCCGGTCAACGGCCGCCAGTTCATCGATTTTGCGCTGCTGGCGCCCGGCGTGACCGTGGGCGAGACCACTTCCGGCTCCACGGACGTGATCATCGAACCGGTGACCAAGATCTCCTTCGCGGGACAGAACATCCACTACAACCTGGTGGCCATCGACGGGGCGGACAACATGTCCACGGCCTCAGGCGTGCAGAAGACCACGCCGTCGCAGGAGGCGGTGCAGGAGTTCCGCGTCATCAACACCCAGTACAGCGTGGAAGCAGGACGGGCAGTCGGCGGCATCGTGAACATCATCAGCAAGAGCGGCACCAACAACTGGCACGGCGGCGCGTACTGGTTCCATCGCAACGACGCCGTGGACGCGAAGAGCCTGCTGCAGTCCCCCAACTTGGACCGGCTGGACACCTGCAATACGCCCGGCGTTCTCGCTTCAGGGGGCTGCGAATTGCTGGACAAGCTGATCCAGAACCAGTACGGCTTCACGCTCGGCGGCCCCATCAAGAAGGAAAAGGTCTGGATCTTCGGAAACTACGAGGGCCAGCGGCGGCGGGAGAATCCGTTCTACAACTCGGTGATCAACAGCAACATCACGGCCATCAACAACATCAAGTGCACGTTGTTCGGGAACCTGGCGCCACTGCCTGCCGACCCCAACTCGGTGGACGTGTGCGCGGGCGTGGCGGGCGGCCTGCCGACCGAGCAATTGCGGCAGGTACGCAGCTTTGACTACGACCAGTTCCTGATCAAGCTGGACGCCGCCCTCTCCGACCGGCAGTACCTGTTTATCCGCTACTTCTTCAACGACGCCGAGCAGATCAACGTTTCGCCGCTGAACGACGGCTTCGATCTGCCCTCGGCGTTCAAGAACAACTTCTTCCGCGACCAATCGCTGGTCGGCAGCCTGACCTCCACCCTGCGCAGCAACCTGCTGAACGACCTTCGCGTCCAGTACGCCAACCGGTTTTTCGATTTCCCCACTGTGACCACGCAGCCGCACCTGGAGGTGGCCAATACGTTTGCGGTGGGCGTGAACCGCGGCAACCCGGATTTCTATCGCGAGCCGCGCTTCGAGATTGCCGATGCCATGACCTGGACCAAGGGTAAACACACCCTCAGTTTCGGCGGCAACTTCAACTGGGTGAGCACCGAGGAATCGTTCCCGCTGTTCTATCCGGCCGAGGCGACGTTTGCATGCCTGTATGCCAGCCAATGTGCATTCAGCTTCGAAAACGGGTTCCCCTTCGTAATCTTCTTCCAGCGCAACGACGCCAACAGCGGACCTAGCCTGGATCCGCGCATGAACACGACGTTGTCCGGGGCGCCGGTGGGCTTCAACGAGCCGACGCTACTGCCCTCTACAGGGGTCTTTACCGGCGGCGCCATCCCGACCGAGATCCGCAACCTGGCGAAAGGGGAACTGAATCACACGTACTGGGGATTCTTTATCCAGGACAAGTGGCGAGCCACGGACAAGCTGACGCTGAATTTCGGCGTGCGGTATGAGTTCGAGACCTGGCCGGATGAGGCGCTGGATACGGACGCGGACAACGTAGATCCTCGGTTCGGGTTCGCCTATAGCGTCGGCACCAGCAAGAACATCGTGTTCCGCGGCGGCATCGGACTGTTCCACGGCATTCTGCCCTCGAACCTCCTGCACTGCCAGAGGCCGTCGTGCGGCGGCGTAATCGGCCAGTTCCCGGGGCGTGAAAACAAGGAAGACCTCCTAGATGCGGCCGTTCGTCTGCCCACGTATGCCGCCGGACCGCTCAGCGGTGGTGCGGCGCTGTTCAATTTCTTGAACAGCGGCACCTACCCCGACGCCATTGTGACTGCCAACTGTCCTGAGGGCTTCCCGGCCGGCTTCGGACTGCTTTCCGGTTGCGGCTTCTTCGGCGACTCCGTAATCGTGCGCTTCGCCCAGGATCACCAGGCGCCCTACGGCATCCAGATGAGCTTCGGGATGGAGATGGAGCCGTTCAAAGATGCAGCCCTGAACCTGAGCTACCTGCGGGTGCGCGGCGTGCAGCTCTCCAGCTTCTTCAATATCAACCAGCCCTCTCCGTTCTGCCAGGTAGACCGGCACGATTCCCTGGGAAGAGTGGGGCCCAAGGACGACTATCACCCGCTCCTGTTCTCTCCGGTCTGCGGGGATCCAGCCAACTTTCTCCCGGGGACCGCGCTGCCCACCGTGGCGGTATATTTCGAGGCCGACTCCCGCTGGAGCTCCACCTATGACGGCTTGCTGGTGAACTTCCAGAAGCGGCCCGGCAAGCACTTTGGGTTCGGCGCGAGCTACACCTGGTCCAAGGGCATCGACAACGGCCCCAACCCCAGCTTCGTATTGATCCCGCAGGATAGCGACGTGATCGGCTTCCGGCGTGAGCGAGCAATCTCTTCCGACCACATCGCCCACCGTTTTGTGGGGAACTTCACGGTTTTTGGGCCGAAGGATGTCAACCCCATCGTGAACGACTGGCAGTTGGGCAGCATCATCAGCCTGCAGTCCGCCCGGTTCTTCACCAAGTTCGCCGGGTTCGACGCCAATGGCGATGTCTTCGGCGTGAACGATCGCGTAGGCATCGAGCCGCGCAATACCTTCAAGGGCGACGGCTTCTACAGCGTGGATATGCGCGTCTCACGCGTGTTCAACCTGAGCGAAAAAGTGAAGCTGGAGGGAATTGTCGAGGCCTTCAACCTGTTCAACACGCTGAACGTGCGATTCTTTAACACGACCTACGGGGCGGCGGATTTCTGCAACTTCACCGGACCCGATCCGACCGTGGGCTGCAATGCCCCGTTCTTCCTTGAAGGATCGCCCAATCCGAACTACGGCTCGCCGCGGGCCATCTTCAACCCGCGTCAGTTGCAGTTCGCATTGCGCCTGTCGTTCTAG
- a CDS encoding LLM class flavin-dependent oxidoreductase — protein MRFGIYCEMQTPPGKSHQELTWEIFRQIEHADAVGFDVYSIIDHHFFQKFSISANPLAMFAAAAQRTGRIRFRTALHTLPLENPMRLAGMIAETDILTHGRLECGLGRGHAWLFPNSNVPLEESRPRYDEAIDILLLAWTKDKFSYDGKYYKLKNLSVVPKPVQKPYPRLFTGGTSEVTYQMAGERGWGIFVPPLLPWGVLEGPLNIYKKACAEHGHTPDIVYIRPVYLDEDEKVIRTEVEQALYNFLAFNASPVESLQDEEMKKELRAKGYGFYASGALESLTKLTYEQIVEQEIGFIGTPEKVIRQIRELEKKGGIGELAIVANFGGLEHWKSIKTQQLFADKVMPAFRKS, from the coding sequence ATGCGATTCGGAATCTACTGTGAGATGCAGACGCCGCCCGGAAAATCCCATCAGGAGCTGACGTGGGAAATCTTCCGGCAGATCGAACACGCCGATGCCGTCGGGTTCGACGTGTACTCCATCATCGACCATCACTTCTTCCAGAAGTTCTCCATCTCCGCCAACCCGCTGGCCATGTTCGCGGCGGCGGCACAGCGCACCGGACGGATCCGCTTCCGCACCGCGCTGCACACGCTGCCGCTGGAGAATCCCATGCGGCTGGCGGGCATGATCGCGGAAACCGACATTCTGACGCACGGCCGCCTGGAATGCGGCCTGGGACGCGGCCACGCCTGGCTGTTCCCGAACTCCAACGTGCCGCTGGAGGAAAGCCGCCCGCGCTACGACGAGGCCATCGACATCCTGCTGCTGGCCTGGACCAAGGACAAGTTCTCCTACGACGGCAAGTACTACAAGCTGAAGAATCTCTCGGTCGTGCCCAAGCCGGTACAGAAGCCGTACCCGCGACTGTTCACCGGCGGCACAAGTGAGGTCACCTACCAGATGGCGGGAGAACGGGGCTGGGGAATTTTCGTTCCGCCGCTCCTGCCGTGGGGTGTGCTGGAAGGGCCGCTGAACATCTACAAGAAAGCCTGCGCCGAGCACGGCCACACGCCCGACATCGTGTACATCCGTCCCGTGTACCTGGACGAGGATGAGAAGGTGATCCGCACAGAAGTGGAGCAGGCGCTCTACAACTTCCTGGCCTTCAACGCCTCGCCGGTCGAATCGCTGCAGGACGAGGAGATGAAGAAGGAGTTGCGGGCCAAGGGCTACGGTTTCTACGCCAGCGGAGCGCTCGAGTCGCTGACCAAGCTGACCTACGAGCAGATCGTGGAACAGGAGATCGGGTTCATCGGAACGCCCGAGAAAGTCATCCGGCAGATCCGCGAGCTCGAAAAGAAGGGCGGCATCGGGGAGCTGGCCATCGTGGCCAACTTCGGCGGCCTGGAGCACTGGAAGTCGATCAAGACGCAGCAATTGTTCGCCGACAAAGTGATGCCGGCGTTCCGTAAAAGCTAA
- a CDS encoding cupin domain-containing protein, producing the protein MRELSGGVRVLVEGDGEAVREGTRTYRTLISSRTGAQHLAQSVSEYSQGRSLVRVNPVGEEVLYVVSGRGVCTIGAADYEIEPDAGIFIPPRAEYSVENRGEARLVMVSVMSPEDDLAHVVTKPVQEPRPGRKLPWRVVREQERPIEGMRNREFRVLVNQEMGCQNMTQFVGLIPPGSDEAHAHPYELALYILDGSGIVHTETDSSQFFPGTSIHIPAGVTHYLENPLRTAIRLLGVFYPSGNPAARYHRR; encoded by the coding sequence ATGCGCGAACTCTCCGGCGGCGTGCGCGTGCTGGTGGAGGGTGACGGCGAAGCCGTCCGAGAAGGAACGCGCACCTACCGCACCCTCATCTCCTCCCGCACGGGAGCACAGCACCTGGCACAGTCGGTCAGCGAATACAGCCAGGGGCGCTCGCTGGTGCGCGTGAATCCCGTGGGAGAGGAAGTCCTGTACGTGGTGAGCGGGCGGGGCGTATGTACCATCGGCGCCGCCGACTACGAGATCGAGCCGGATGCAGGCATTTTTATCCCGCCCCGCGCCGAGTACAGCGTAGAGAATCGCGGGGAGGCGAGGCTGGTGATGGTCAGCGTGATGTCGCCCGAGGACGACCTTGCGCACGTGGTCACCAAGCCCGTGCAGGAGCCGCGGCCTGGACGCAAGCTGCCCTGGCGCGTGGTGCGCGAGCAGGAGCGACCCATCGAGGGCATGCGGAACCGGGAGTTTCGCGTCTTGGTCAACCAGGAAATGGGTTGCCAGAACATGACCCAGTTCGTGGGGCTCATCCCGCCGGGCAGCGACGAGGCGCACGCCCATCCTTACGAGCTGGCGCTCTACATTCTGGACGGCTCCGGCATCGTGCATACGGAGACGGACAGCAGCCAATTCTTCCCCGGGACCAGCATCCACATCCCGGCCGGTGTCACCCACTACCTGGAGAATCCGCTGAGGACCGCCATCCGACTGCTGGGCGTCTTCTATCCCTCGGGGAACCCGGCCGCACGCTATCATAGGCGCTAG
- the cofG gene encoding 7,8-didemethyl-8-hydroxy-5-deazariboflavin synthase CofG, with translation MSFPSEQNVLEALRPATARERAALRNALAEASAGRRLTRDEACRLIEAEGELLSDLLAAACAAKERFRPRVVTYSPKVFLPLTNLCRDYCGYCLFRRDPGQPGAHTMTPEEVLEVARAGERLGCHEALFSLGDKPELIFPEMRDTLRRLGYRSTLHYLEAMCELVLRETSLLPHANPGLMSAEWIARLREVSPSLGLMLETTNAALEAHKPAPDKLPARRLETLEEAGRQRVAFTTGILIGIGESLADRVDALLAIRQLHDRYGHVQEVIVQNFRVKSGIPMSGWPEPSRLDMLRTVAVARLLLQEMNVQAPPNLFAPGYEELLSAGINDWGGVSPLTPDFINPEAPWPHLEELERKTTAAGFVLMPRLTVYPEFVPAVTARSGLVAEKVRAAADPAGYARKVA, from the coding sequence GTGAGTTTCCCCTCGGAACAGAACGTCCTGGAAGCTCTGCGCCCGGCGACGGCGCGCGAACGGGCGGCCCTGCGCAACGCGCTGGCGGAAGCGAGCGCCGGTCGCCGGCTGACCCGCGATGAGGCCTGTCGCCTGATTGAGGCGGAAGGTGAATTGTTGTCCGATCTTTTGGCCGCGGCGTGCGCCGCCAAGGAGCGGTTCCGGCCGCGGGTCGTCACCTATTCGCCCAAGGTCTTTCTGCCGCTGACCAATCTCTGCCGTGACTACTGTGGATACTGCCTCTTCCGGCGCGATCCTGGGCAGCCCGGCGCACACACCATGACGCCGGAAGAAGTGCTGGAGGTCGCACGGGCCGGGGAACGCCTGGGCTGCCACGAAGCGCTGTTCTCGCTCGGCGACAAGCCGGAACTGATCTTCCCGGAGATGCGCGACACTCTGCGCCGCCTGGGCTACCGGTCCACGCTGCACTATCTGGAAGCCATGTGCGAGCTGGTGCTGCGCGAAACCTCGCTGCTTCCGCACGCCAATCCCGGGCTAATGAGCGCGGAATGGATCGCGCGGCTGCGCGAAGTCTCTCCCAGCCTGGGCCTGATGCTGGAAACCACCAACGCCGCACTGGAGGCTCACAAGCCGGCACCGGACAAGCTGCCGGCGCGGCGGCTGGAGACCCTCGAGGAAGCGGGCCGCCAGAGGGTGGCCTTCACGACCGGCATCCTGATCGGGATCGGCGAATCGCTCGCCGACCGGGTGGATGCGCTGCTCGCCATCCGTCAGCTGCACGACCGCTACGGCCATGTGCAGGAAGTGATCGTGCAGAACTTTCGCGTCAAGTCCGGCATCCCCATGTCCGGCTGGCCGGAACCTTCGCGCCTCGACATGTTGCGCACCGTGGCTGTGGCGCGGCTGCTGTTACAAGAGATGAACGTGCAAGCGCCGCCGAACCTTTTCGCGCCCGGGTACGAAGAGCTCCTTTCGGCCGGCATCAACGACTGGGGTGGCGTCTCGCCGCTGACCCCCGACTTCATCAATCCGGAAGCGCCGTGGCCGCATCTGGAAGAGTTGGAGCGCAAGACGACCGCGGCTGGGTTCGTGCTCATGCCGCGCCTGACGGTCTATCCGGAGTTCGTCCCTGCGGTGACCGCGCGGTCGGGACTGGTCGCGGAGAAAGTGCGGGCGGCCGCGGATCCCGCCGGCTACGCGCGGAAGGTTGCATGA
- the cofD gene encoding 2-phospho-L-lactate transferase gives MITVLTGGTGGAKFIEGLARVVAPPDLTLIVNTGDDFTCWNLHISPDIDSITYALAGMLSRERGWGVKGDTFECLAIMERLGEPAWFRLGDRDLATHITRTGMLAAGKALSEATRAISTRLGVRQRVLPMSDQRVETRLVTPKGELTFQEYFVRERYRVPVGAVRFDGAEAARPAPGVLEAIRGADAVLIAPSNPVTSIWPILAVPGIREALRQTEAPVVAISPIVGGAAVSGPAAELMRTQGLPASSVGVARAYEDFLSALIADLKDKDEAGAGDLASMNIQFHFARTIMRTDEDKVALAEAALRAAGVGAAAR, from the coding sequence ATGATCACAGTTCTGACCGGCGGAACCGGAGGGGCCAAGTTTATTGAAGGACTGGCGCGCGTGGTCGCTCCGCCCGACCTCACGCTCATCGTCAATACCGGTGACGACTTTACCTGCTGGAACCTGCACATTTCCCCCGATATCGACTCCATCACCTACGCGCTGGCGGGCATGCTGAGCCGCGAGCGGGGCTGGGGCGTCAAGGGCGATACCTTCGAGTGCCTAGCGATCATGGAGCGGCTGGGCGAGCCTGCGTGGTTCCGGCTCGGCGACCGCGATTTGGCGACGCACATCACGCGCACCGGCATGCTGGCAGCAGGAAAGGCATTGAGCGAAGCCACGAGAGCCATCTCCACGCGCCTGGGAGTGCGGCAGCGCGTCCTCCCCATGAGCGACCAGCGCGTCGAGACGCGCCTGGTGACGCCAAAGGGTGAGCTTACCTTCCAGGAGTATTTTGTGCGCGAGCGTTACCGCGTGCCGGTAGGCGCGGTGCGGTTCGACGGAGCCGAGGCTGCCCGGCCGGCGCCCGGCGTCCTTGAAGCCATTCGTGGCGCTGACGCGGTGCTCATCGCGCCGAGCAATCCGGTGACCAGCATCTGGCCCATCCTGGCAGTGCCGGGAATCCGCGAAGCGCTGCGGCAGACCGAAGCGCCGGTTGTGGCCATCAGTCCAATCGTCGGCGGCGCAGCGGTCTCCGGACCGGCGGCAGAGCTTATGCGAACACAAGGCCTCCCGGCTTCTTCTGTGGGAGTTGCACGCGCCTACGAGGACTTCCTCAGTGCCCTGATCGCTGATCTGAAGGATAAGGATGAAGCTGGAGCAGGGGATCTTGCATCCATGAACATCCAGTTCCACTTCGCGCGAACCATCATGCGGACGGACGAGGACAAGGTCGCGCTGGCGGAAGCTGCCTTGCGGGCGGCAGGTGTAGGAGCGGCAGCACGATGA